A window from Leptospira wolffii serovar Khorat str. Khorat-H2 encodes these proteins:
- the gatC gene encoding Asp-tRNA(Asn)/Glu-tRNA(Gln) amidotransferase subunit GatC translates to MNLNEESLQKIAELSRLKIDPKDIQAFLSDFNKVLNYVDTITELDVSSITEEELYPNEGNVLRKDVVVEGLSRQQIESFAPSFQNGYFVVPKVIET, encoded by the coding sequence ATGAATCTCAACGAAGAATCCTTACAGAAAATAGCCGAACTTTCTAGATTGAAAATCGATCCGAAGGACATCCAAGCCTTCCTTTCCGATTTCAATAAGGTATTGAACTACGTGGATACGATCACCGAATTGGACGTAAGCTCGATTACCGAAGAGGAATTATATCCTAACGAAGGAAATGTCTTGAGAAAGGACGTAGTCGTAGAGGGCTTGAGTCGCCAACAGATAGAGTCTTTTGCTCCAAGTTTTCAAAACGGGTATTTCGTAGTACCGAAGGTGATCGAAACATGA
- the gatA gene encoding Asp-tRNA(Asn)/Glu-tRNA(Gln) amidotransferase subunit GatA, with protein sequence MKDYWKLSYSEVKAGLNAGTFTATELVESLISRIESEDSKVKAFLSFEKEAILKAAASSTERRKAGKPLSEFDGIPIGVKDNICIQDTLTTCASKILENYKSPFHATAIEKLLEKGFVLVPRANMDEFAMGSSTENSAYQITKNPFDTSRIPGGSSGGSAAAVAASFVPVALGSDTGGSVRQPASLCGIYGLKPTYGTVSRYGLVAYASSLDQIGPLSKDIQGVVDVYSIISGKDPKDATSRNIPPFDSSKLESLSLQGLKIGKMKITPEISPDVAKAYENLLSQLESKGAKLVELDFSLLSNSIPIYYIIATAECSSNLSRFDGIRFGARKDPNGKLEDLYVTSRSEGFGKEVQRRILLGTFSLSAGYYDAYYGRAQKARVLIQKEYAKYFSQVDLILQPTSPTTAFQVGEKTSDPIQMYKADILTTSVNLAGVPALSLPIGKDSKGLPIGLQVTAPILGEAKIFGFAKTISEWPDLKVELPDRIQ encoded by the coding sequence ATGAAAGACTATTGGAAACTCAGTTACTCCGAAGTCAAGGCCGGGTTGAATGCCGGAACCTTCACCGCTACCGAACTCGTGGAATCGTTGATATCCCGAATCGAGTCCGAGGACTCCAAGGTGAAAGCCTTTCTATCCTTTGAAAAAGAGGCGATTTTAAAAGCGGCGGCTTCGAGCACGGAAAGAAGAAAGGCGGGTAAGCCTCTCTCCGAGTTCGACGGTATTCCCATCGGCGTTAAGGATAATATCTGCATCCAGGATACTCTGACCACTTGTGCCTCTAAAATATTAGAAAATTATAAATCTCCTTTTCATGCCACCGCTATCGAAAAGCTTCTAGAAAAAGGATTCGTGTTGGTCCCGAGAGCGAATATGGACGAGTTTGCGATGGGCTCCTCCACCGAAAATTCCGCCTACCAGATCACTAAGAATCCGTTCGATACTTCCCGTATTCCGGGAGGATCTTCCGGCGGATCCGCCGCGGCCGTGGCGGCTTCTTTCGTTCCTGTGGCTTTAGGATCCGATACGGGAGGTTCCGTGAGACAGCCCGCTTCTCTTTGCGGAATTTACGGTCTCAAGCCCACTTACGGAACCGTTTCCAGATACGGACTTGTCGCTTACGCGTCTAGTTTGGATCAGATCGGGCCTTTATCCAAGGATATCCAAGGAGTGGTGGATGTTTATTCCATTATCTCCGGAAAGGATCCGAAGGACGCTACTTCCAGAAACATCCCTCCATTCGATTCTTCTAAACTAGAATCCCTTTCCTTACAAGGGCTCAAGATCGGTAAGATGAAGATAACCCCGGAGATCTCTCCGGACGTAGCAAAGGCCTACGAGAATCTATTGTCTCAATTGGAATCCAAAGGCGCCAAATTGGTAGAATTGGATTTTTCCCTTCTTTCCAATTCCATTCCTATCTATTATATCATCGCGACCGCGGAATGTTCCTCCAACCTTTCCCGATTCGACGGTATCCGATTCGGCGCTAGAAAAGACCCGAACGGAAAACTGGAGGATCTATACGTTACGAGTCGTAGCGAAGGCTTCGGTAAGGAGGTGCAAAGAAGGATTCTACTCGGAACATTCTCGCTTTCCGCAGGATACTACGACGCGTATTACGGAAGAGCGCAGAAGGCGAGGGTACTGATCCAAAAGGAATACGCAAAGTATTTCTCTCAGGTGGATCTGATTCTACAGCCTACTTCTCCTACGACAGCATTCCAAGTGGGGGAGAAAACCTCCGATCCTATCCAAATGTACAAGGCGGATATACTGACCACGTCCGTGAATCTTGCCGGAGTTCCCGCTTTGTCTTTACCGATCGGAAAAGACTCTAAAGGACTTCCGATCGGTCTACAGGTAACCGCTCCTATCTTGGGAGAGGCGAAAATATTCGGATTCGCTAAAACGATTTCCGAGTGGCCTGATTTAAAAGTTGAATTACCGGATCGCATCCAATGA
- the hisF gene encoding imidazole glycerol phosphate synthase subunit HisF, protein MSELAARIIPCLDIKDGRVVKGVNFVNLIDAGDPVESAVAYEENLADELCFLDITASSDKRDILIHLVEAVAERIFIPFTVGGGIRNLDDVKAVLEKGADKVSINTAAFQNPDLLRAAAEIYGSQCIVCAVDVKFHQERGRHEIFLHGGRTETGREALDWAMEAQEKGAGEILLTSMDRDGTKKGFDIPLLKSFSSSLEIPIIASGGAGNPEHMVEAILRGKADAVLAASIFHFGEFTIRETKENMKEMGIKVRL, encoded by the coding sequence ATGAGTGAACTCGCCGCGAGAATCATTCCCTGTCTGGACATTAAGGACGGACGAGTAGTCAAGGGTGTGAACTTTGTGAACCTAATCGATGCGGGAGATCCTGTGGAATCGGCGGTGGCTTATGAAGAAAATCTGGCGGATGAATTATGTTTTTTGGATATCACCGCATCCAGTGATAAAAGGGATATTCTCATTCATTTGGTAGAGGCCGTTGCCGAGAGAATCTTCATCCCTTTCACGGTGGGCGGTGGAATCCGAAATTTGGACGATGTAAAGGCCGTTTTGGAGAAGGGGGCCGACAAGGTTTCCATCAATACGGCTGCTTTCCAAAACCCGGATCTACTCCGGGCAGCCGCGGAAATTTATGGATCCCAGTGTATCGTTTGTGCAGTGGACGTTAAGTTTCATCAGGAAAGAGGAAGGCATGAGATCTTCCTACACGGTGGAAGAACGGAAACCGGACGGGAAGCGTTGGATTGGGCCATGGAGGCTCAAGAAAAGGGAGCCGGGGAAATTCTGCTCACATCCATGGACAGGGACGGAACCAAAAAAGGTTTCGATATCCCTCTTTTGAAGTCTTTTTCATCGAGCTTGGAGATTCCCATCATAGCGAGCGGTGGAGCGGGGAATCCGGAACATATGGTAGAAGCCATTTTAAGGGGAAAAGCGGATGCGGTACTCGCAGCTTCTATTTTCCATTTTGGAGAATTCACTATCCGTGAGACGAAGGAGAATATGAAAGAGATGGGGATTAAGGTCCGCCTATAA
- a CDS encoding alpha/beta fold hydrolase: MKKSKTLGLIIVGFVILSLSHCENILPHKDDSLSKKIQDYLVAAYFSGTNHALYKFSTLAPLPDPNTIGNLYFQDPFFQRNTKPKIVFIHGWDFTERQSDPPTDFNRKVTNLLGTWNQALSFTTTRTPSGYTDTVYNTFEIYVFTYRTSDYIGINGRRFIDTLNTYFSSSDKVIVVAHSMGGLVSRAAILDVNNNQDIIDHIVSLGTPYYGSPFSSPQYQANMTAIGSVVGFMTDTPGGQGLAYTNGIGVNPISPQIFKNSAPAYNAYLEELIGNTSKNSVTTVYAGNMTSGNCSDGTHDAIYTSGCLIISGSSPTAFPNSDGIVPRDSALLNNYSNVTVNTVNNLDHSQMSFRNPSGNAGALTAVQNHFDSVFQYINGL; this comes from the coding sequence ATGAAGAAATCCAAGACTCTCGGACTCATCATAGTCGGGTTCGTGATTTTATCTTTGTCCCATTGTGAGAATATCCTTCCCCATAAGGACGATTCACTTTCTAAAAAAATTCAGGATTATTTAGTAGCCGCCTATTTCTCCGGCACAAACCACGCACTTTACAAATTTTCCACCTTAGCTCCCTTGCCCGATCCGAACACGATCGGCAATTTGTATTTCCAGGATCCGTTCTTCCAAAGAAACACCAAACCTAAAATCGTATTCATACACGGTTGGGATTTTACGGAAAGGCAATCGGATCCGCCCACCGATTTCAATAGAAAAGTGACGAATCTACTCGGAACCTGGAACCAAGCGCTTTCCTTTACGACTACCAGGACTCCTTCGGGTTACACCGATACGGTATATAATACTTTCGAGATATACGTTTTCACGTATCGCACTTCCGATTATATAGGCATAAACGGAAGAAGGTTCATTGATACCTTAAATACGTATTTTTCCTCCTCGGACAAGGTAATCGTAGTGGCCCATTCTATGGGGGGACTCGTTTCCCGTGCGGCCATTCTGGACGTGAATAATAACCAGGATATTATAGATCATATCGTAAGTCTAGGGACTCCTTACTACGGCTCCCCGTTTTCTTCACCTCAGTATCAAGCAAATATGACTGCGATCGGCTCAGTTGTGGGATTTATGACGGACACCCCTGGGGGTCAGGGATTGGCTTATACCAACGGAATCGGCGTAAATCCAATATCCCCGCAAATTTTTAAAAATTCAGCGCCTGCTTATAACGCTTATTTGGAAGAATTAATCGGCAATACTTCCAAAAATTCGGTGACGACCGTTTATGCCGGCAACATGACTTCGGGGAATTGCTCCGACGGCACTCACGATGCTATCTACACCAGTGGCTGCCTGATTATCAGCGGTAGTTCACCCACGGCTTTCCCGAACTCGGACGGAATCGTTCCCCGCGACTCCGCGTTACTCAATAATTATTCGAACGTAACTGTCAACACCGTAAATAACCTGGACCATTCTCAAATGTCATTCCGAAATCCGAGTGGAAATGCCGGTGCCCTAACCGCGGTTCAAAATCATTTCGACAGCGTATTCCAGTACATCAACGGGCTCTGA
- the rlmB gene encoding 23S rRNA (guanosine(2251)-2'-O)-methyltransferase RlmB encodes MSRSDFIYGRRNIREILEKSLETGSELPLQELWVSSGAKKELHDILEKISNRVRILETSPAKLDKALPGVNHQGIAAPRILLHSGGKKSFDEHLETCKGPILVLDRIQDPGNLGNILRTAECFGVETVLIPERESSGITPVVEKVASGALAYLQVFRVGNLAQILEKLQKRNFWVVSTSDRGEEDWSKVPAWEELVILMGNEGEGLKRILMEKSDFNLRIPLHGHISSLNVTVATGIVLDRLKNRP; translated from the coding sequence ATGAGTCGCTCCGACTTTATCTACGGAAGAAGGAATATCCGGGAGATTCTAGAAAAGTCTTTGGAAACCGGTTCCGAACTTCCCCTCCAAGAACTCTGGGTAAGCTCCGGAGCAAAAAAAGAACTGCATGACATCCTGGAAAAGATCTCGAATCGAGTTCGGATATTGGAGACTTCTCCTGCTAAATTGGACAAGGCCCTGCCGGGTGTGAACCACCAAGGAATCGCGGCGCCCCGCATTCTACTCCATTCGGGAGGAAAGAAATCCTTCGACGAGCATCTGGAAACCTGCAAGGGACCGATTCTTGTTTTGGATAGAATCCAAGATCCGGGAAACTTAGGTAATATTCTTCGCACGGCGGAATGTTTCGGAGTGGAAACGGTCCTCATCCCGGAACGAGAGTCTTCGGGTATCACTCCGGTAGTCGAGAAGGTGGCCTCGGGAGCCCTCGCCTACTTGCAAGTATTCCGAGTGGGAAATCTCGCACAAATATTAGAAAAATTGCAAAAAAGAAACTTTTGGGTGGTTTCCACTTCGGACCGAGGAGAGGAAGATTGGTCCAAGGTTCCCGCCTGGGAAGAACTGGTCATTTTAATGGGAAACGAAGGAGAAGGCCTAAAAAGGATTCTCATGGAAAAATCGGATTTCAACCTTAGAATCCCTTTACACGGTCATATCTCCTCTCTTAACGTAACCGTAGCCACGGGAATCGTTTTGGACCGATTGAAAAACCGACCGTAG
- the cysS gene encoding cysteine--tRNA ligase, translated as MKTVRFHNTLSGNKETFQPENPASVRIYSCGPTVYNFAHIGNLRAFLFVDFLRRSLKALGFGVDMTMNITDIDDKIIRDSLASGKNIREFTEPWILAFQEDLKTLNIEPLEHYPRATDSIKSMVDIVKHLQSKGLVYEKDGSLYYSIAKFKDYGRLSKIDVSGMKTGTRYDTDEYDKDDVRDFVLWKFPKQEGEPSWDTEIGSGRPGWHLECSAMIRDVYHSGVDIHTGGVDLTFPHHENEIAQSEGAYPEETFVRYWLHSEHLLVNGEKMSKSKGNFFTLRDLLNQGSDPKAVRFLLLSAHYRTKLNFTQDRLEEAGQSLMRIQNCVDRLLRSKDKAHSSEGGEDLFSDSRWEIFLDALADDLNVSKFLASVFEIVKETNQRLDQSGFSSQEIEKALAFFQKIDSILGILSFESKGEVLDAEIDDLVRQRQEARKNKNFAESDRIRDKLNELGIIIEDTKDGLRWKRK; from the coding sequence ATGAAGACGGTTCGTTTCCACAATACTCTTTCGGGAAACAAGGAAACATTTCAACCCGAGAATCCTGCAAGCGTCAGGATCTACTCCTGCGGGCCCACGGTTTATAATTTCGCTCATATAGGGAACCTACGCGCCTTCCTATTCGTGGATTTTTTGCGCAGATCCTTGAAGGCTCTCGGATTCGGAGTCGATATGACCATGAATATCACGGATATAGACGACAAGATCATCCGAGATTCTCTGGCTTCCGGAAAGAATATACGGGAATTTACCGAGCCTTGGATCCTTGCCTTCCAAGAAGATTTAAAAACTCTTAATATAGAGCCTCTGGAACATTATCCCAGAGCCACCGATTCCATAAAATCCATGGTGGACATCGTGAAGCATCTACAGTCCAAAGGACTCGTTTACGAAAAAGACGGAAGCTTATATTATTCAATCGCGAAGTTCAAGGATTACGGTCGTTTATCCAAGATAGACGTTTCGGGAATGAAAACTGGAACCAGATATGATACGGACGAATACGATAAAGACGATGTAAGAGATTTCGTTCTCTGGAAATTCCCGAAACAAGAGGGAGAACCCTCTTGGGATACTGAAATCGGATCCGGTAGACCCGGTTGGCATTTGGAATGTTCCGCCATGATCCGCGATGTCTATCATTCGGGGGTGGATATTCATACCGGAGGTGTAGACCTAACCTTCCCTCATCACGAAAACGAAATCGCCCAAAGTGAAGGAGCTTATCCTGAGGAAACGTTCGTAAGATATTGGCTACACTCCGAGCACCTTTTGGTGAACGGAGAAAAGATGTCCAAATCAAAGGGAAATTTTTTCACTCTTAGGGATCTTCTGAACCAAGGCTCGGATCCCAAGGCAGTCCGTTTTCTACTTCTTTCCGCACATTATAGAACCAAATTGAATTTCACTCAGGATCGTCTAGAGGAAGCGGGTCAGTCTCTCATGCGAATCCAAAATTGCGTGGATCGACTCCTTCGATCCAAGGACAAGGCCCATTCTTCCGAAGGAGGAGAGGATCTTTTCTCGGATTCCCGTTGGGAAATATTTCTGGACGCATTGGCAGACGATCTGAACGTAAGCAAGTTTCTTGCATCCGTTTTCGAAATCGTAAAGGAGACCAACCAAAGATTGGATCAATCCGGATTTTCCTCCCAGGAAATAGAAAAGGCTCTCGCGTTTTTCCAAAAGATCGACTCCATTTTAGGAATACTTAGCTTCGAGTCGAAAGGAGAAGTCCTGGATGCCGAAATCGACGATCTGGTTCGCCAAAGACAAGAAGCCAGAAAGAATAAGAACTTCGCAGAATCGGACAGAATCCGAGACAAGTTAAACGAACTTGGTATCATAATCGAAGACACGAAAGACGGTCTTCGTTGGAAAAGAAAATGA
- a CDS encoding acetylxylan esterase, with product MAISFDECFQTYPPFSPPADLEDFWAEAIRELKGFPVKNQTKALLKGTILKETIYDISFQSYGNATLTGSLVIPRKRGDLPVLVYFHDYAKDRPHVIKGLTEAGIAQLILDIRGHGTQLIRPVLKEGELPDPDWTPGYFRKGLESKESFFLKSIYLDVIRTIEFLRLTDGIDGDRIILAGKGIGASMALFGAANSNRVKALILETPNFCYVEDPQLKLGTSWSKEIAEQIANAKSKKSQFKKNLAYFDSLNFSKKIKIPTLVSVGMEDKVSHPKSVFALFNHLVCDKRMQVYPTEGNEAGTVGDKQNIANLEFSREILFPE from the coding sequence ATGGCTATCAGCTTCGACGAGTGCTTTCAGACCTATCCTCCGTTTTCTCCTCCCGCCGATTTGGAGGATTTTTGGGCGGAAGCGATCCGAGAACTCAAGGGCTTTCCCGTAAAGAACCAAACCAAGGCCCTTCTCAAAGGAACCATCTTAAAGGAAACGATATACGATATCTCTTTTCAATCCTACGGTAACGCGACACTCACCGGGAGTCTCGTGATACCTAGAAAAAGAGGGGATCTTCCCGTTTTAGTTTATTTTCACGATTATGCCAAAGATCGCCCGCATGTAATCAAAGGACTCACGGAAGCCGGAATCGCACAACTGATACTGGACATACGAGGACACGGAACCCAACTCATCCGACCCGTTTTAAAAGAAGGTGAACTCCCCGATCCGGATTGGACTCCCGGATATTTCCGCAAAGGTCTGGAATCCAAAGAATCCTTCTTTCTGAAATCCATCTATTTGGACGTGATCCGCACGATAGAATTCTTAAGACTTACCGACGGAATCGACGGAGATAGAATCATTCTCGCAGGAAAAGGAATCGGCGCCTCCATGGCATTATTCGGAGCCGCAAATTCCAATCGAGTCAAGGCTCTTATATTAGAAACTCCTAATTTTTGCTACGTGGAAGATCCCCAATTGAAATTGGGAACGAGCTGGTCCAAGGAAATCGCGGAACAGATCGCGAACGCCAAATCCAAGAAATCCCAATTCAAAAAGAATCTGGCTTATTTCGATTCCTTGAACTTCTCCAAGAAGATAAAGATCCCTACTCTCGTTTCCGTTGGAATGGAGGACAAGGTATCGCATCCCAAATCAGTGTTCGCGCTTTTCAATCATCTTGTCTGCGATAAAAGGATGCAGGTATATCCCACCGAAGGCAACGAAGCCGGAACCGTCGGAGACAAACAGAATATCGCGAATTTGGAATTCTCACGAGAAATCCTGTTTCCTGAATGA
- the folD gene encoding bifunctional methylenetetrahydrofolate dehydrogenase/methenyltetrahydrofolate cyclohydrolase FolD produces the protein MTAVLLDGKKLSQKIKDSIAEEIKTLLASGKKAPKLATILVGNNPASETYVSMKVKACHSVGMGSEKIELPESTTTEELLAVIDRLNADPDTHGILLQHPCPPQIDERAAFDRIDLKKDVDGVTTLSFGKLSMGVETYLPCTPYGMVLLLKEYGIDPSGKNAVVVGRSPILGKPMAMLLTEMNATVTLCHSKTKNLSDIVSQADIVVGAVGKPEFVKADWIKPGAVLLDAGYNPGNLGDIEISKASAKSSYYTPVPGGVGPMTISVLLLQTLYSAKDHFTPPLK, from the coding sequence ATGACTGCGGTTCTCTTGGACGGAAAAAAGCTCTCCCAAAAAATCAAGGATTCCATTGCGGAAGAGATCAAAACCCTATTGGCTTCCGGAAAAAAAGCCCCTAAGCTCGCCACGATTCTGGTCGGGAATAATCCCGCCTCCGAAACCTATGTGAGCATGAAAGTGAAGGCCTGCCATTCCGTAGGAATGGGTTCTGAAAAAATCGAACTTCCGGAATCCACAACCACCGAAGAATTGTTGGCCGTAATAGATCGACTGAATGCGGATCCCGACACCCACGGAATCTTACTACAACATCCCTGCCCTCCACAAATAGACGAGAGAGCCGCCTTCGATAGAATCGATCTGAAAAAGGATGTGGACGGAGTGACTACCCTCTCTTTCGGAAAACTTTCCATGGGCGTGGAGACCTATCTCCCCTGTACCCCCTATGGTATGGTTCTTTTATTGAAAGAATACGGAATCGATCCTTCCGGTAAAAACGCGGTGGTAGTCGGCCGTTCTCCTATCTTGGGAAAACCCATGGCCATGCTACTCACGGAAATGAACGCGACAGTCACTCTCTGCCATTCCAAAACCAAGAATCTTTCGGATATCGTTTCCCAGGCGGACATCGTCGTAGGAGCGGTCGGAAAACCGGAATTCGTAAAAGCGGATTGGATCAAACCAGGAGCCGTATTACTAGACGCAGGCTATAACCCCGGCAATCTGGGAGATATCGAGATTTCCAAGGCTTCGGCCAAATCCTCGTATTATACTCCCGTACCGGGAGGAGTCGGTCCTATGACGATTTCAGTGCTTTTACTGCAGACCTTATACTCCGCAAAAGATCACTTTACACCCCCGTTGAAATGA
- the asnS gene encoding asparagine--tRNA ligase, with the protein MSETNIIDLNRLFENQDRIVTVQGWVHGLRGSNARQFLSLRNSGKILQVLAEKEILGEDRFSEFKHLRQETSLEVTGKLVANDKSPIGYELILDSFRVVGESENYPITPKEHGIDFLLSQRHLWLRSSKQLAIIKIRSELSFHIRKYFHDRKFTLIDTPILTGSIGESAGTLFSTEYFDLGKAYLAQTGQLYLETAIFAHSKVYCFGPTFRAEKSKTRRHLTEFWMVEAESAYVSHAENLMLQEDFVKTVIRDTVASCLPELKVLERDPEPLLAYLSKPFPVVDYSDALTYLQSQGEDIVWGDDINSEREQMLTAKYSGPVFIQKYPREAKAFYMKVNPEDPRTVLNADLIAPDGVGEIIGGSEREENYRVIVKRLEEEKLPVDSYEWYLELRKYGSVPHSGFGLGSERLIAWICGLAHVRECIPFPRMMERLYP; encoded by the coding sequence ATGTCCGAGACCAATATTATAGATCTGAATCGACTCTTCGAGAATCAGGACCGAATCGTAACCGTGCAAGGCTGGGTTCACGGTCTAAGGGGTTCCAATGCCAGACAATTTCTGAGTCTCAGGAACTCCGGAAAGATCCTACAAGTCTTGGCAGAAAAGGAAATTTTAGGCGAGGACAGATTCTCCGAATTCAAACACCTCCGTCAGGAAACTTCTTTGGAAGTGACTGGAAAGCTGGTGGCTAACGATAAATCTCCGATCGGCTACGAACTCATATTGGATTCTTTCAGAGTGGTGGGAGAATCGGAAAATTATCCGATCACTCCGAAGGAACACGGGATCGATTTCCTACTCTCCCAAAGACATCTATGGCTACGATCTAGTAAGCAATTGGCCATCATTAAGATCAGAAGCGAACTTTCCTTTCATATTAGAAAATACTTCCACGATCGTAAATTCACACTCATAGACACTCCGATTCTAACCGGATCCATAGGAGAGTCCGCCGGTACATTATTCTCCACGGAATACTTCGATCTGGGAAAGGCATATCTCGCTCAAACGGGACAATTGTATTTGGAAACCGCCATATTCGCTCATAGCAAGGTTTATTGTTTCGGTCCTACTTTTAGGGCGGAGAAGAGCAAAACTAGAAGGCATTTGACGGAATTTTGGATGGTGGAAGCGGAATCCGCTTACGTATCGCATGCTGAAAATCTAATGCTCCAGGAAGATTTCGTAAAGACCGTGATCCGGGATACCGTCGCATCCTGTCTTCCCGAATTGAAAGTTTTGGAAAGGGACCCGGAACCTTTATTGGCTTATCTATCCAAACCGTTTCCTGTCGTAGATTACTCGGACGCTCTAACGTATCTTCAGTCCCAAGGAGAGGACATCGTTTGGGGAGACGATATCAATTCCGAAAGAGAACAGATGCTGACCGCGAAATATTCCGGTCCTGTATTCATACAAAAATATCCCAGAGAAGCCAAAGCATTCTACATGAAAGTGAATCCTGAGGACCCCAGAACCGTTTTGAATGCGGACCTAATCGCACCGGATGGAGTAGGAGAGATCATAGGCGGTTCCGAGAGAGAAGAGAACTACCGGGTGATAGTGAAAAGGCTGGAAGAGGAAAAACTTCCCGTGGATTCCTACGAATGGTATTTGGAGCTTCGCAAATACGGATCCGTTCCTCATTCCGGTTTCGGACTGGGATCGGAAAGACTCATCGCCTGGATTTGCGGGTTAGCTCATGTAAGAGAATGCATCCCTTTTCCTCGTATGATGGAAAGATTGTATCCCTAA
- a CDS encoding tetratricopeptide repeat protein, translating to MAKSSALSTQISLEESAWELFETGAYEEVTRLAERNPKNVFLNHLRAVGEFESGISTANNFPLEGKTVLSPLLGAYLQKSEGNTKEAARLFHEYFKASSSPVSYAILKTGIKTCEEIASYKASSDLIQRYKVLFNDSYFCRLEFFSNYHLRKFEEALRTFKENTETLKEDRDVLAALGLCFVHIGKFDEARSILEKLPGAGEIPSYEEKVTEYSQVIREIPKYESRKKELSRKELLDLGYAYLFSESYKKAEEVFTSLVSQEGR from the coding sequence ATGGCTAAGAGTTCGGCCCTTTCTACTCAAATCTCGTTGGAAGAATCCGCTTGGGAGCTTTTTGAAACGGGAGCGTATGAAGAGGTAACACGTCTTGCGGAGAGAAATCCCAAGAACGTGTTTTTGAATCATTTGCGGGCGGTGGGTGAATTCGAATCCGGAATCAGTACCGCGAATAATTTTCCCTTGGAGGGAAAAACGGTTCTGAGTCCATTGCTCGGAGCCTATTTGCAAAAATCCGAAGGAAACACCAAGGAAGCGGCCCGTCTATTCCACGAGTATTTCAAGGCTTCCTCAAGCCCCGTATCCTACGCCATTCTAAAAACGGGAATCAAGACCTGCGAAGAAATCGCTTCTTATAAAGCGTCTTCCGATCTCATCCAAAGATATAAGGTTCTATTCAACGATTCCTATTTCTGTCGGTTGGAATTCTTTTCCAACTATCATTTAAGAAAATTCGAAGAGGCTCTCCGCACTTTTAAGGAGAATACGGAAACCTTAAAGGAAGACAGGGACGTGCTCGCCGCTCTCGGTCTCTGCTTCGTTCATATCGGAAAATTCGACGAGGCGAGAAGCATCCTCGAAAAACTGCCCGGAGCGGGGGAAATTCCTAGTTACGAGGAAAAGGTAACCGAATATTCTCAAGTCATTCGAGAGATTCCAAAATACGAATCCAGAAAAAAAGAACTCTCCCGAAAAGAGTTATTGGATCTGGGTTACGCTTATCTATTCTCCGAATCCTATAAGAAAGCGGAAGAAGTATTTACTTCTCTGGTCTCCCAAGAAGGACGATAA